One region of Olleya sp. Hel_I_94 genomic DNA includes:
- the nhaC gene encoding Na+/H+ antiporter NhaC, whose amino-acid sequence MQDDNISEFKANDQNIVENKELNFIEALIPVVILMAMLAYNIFFVEGQEWFGTYTNQIILLLGGASAAVVGLFNKVSVKPMIKEIWENLQSVFVPIMILFLVGALAGTWLVSGVIPAMVYYGLQVLSPAIFLPASVIICAIISIATGSSWTTSATVGIALIGIGSALGISPGMIAGAVISGAYFGDKMSPLSDTTNLAPAMAGTDLFTHIRYMTFTTVPTIIITLIAFGIMSATIDTTGSADISGLLTSIDGTFNITPMLFIVPLVVIVLILFKTKPLVALVTGVILAAIFAVIFQSNVLNGLADSNFTAIIKSILTDTQITTDNDKLNDLFSAGGMQGMLWTILLICCAMVFGGIMDAIGALSRLTKALLKLATSVFGLFASTVISCLGLNAIASDQYLALVIPGKMFKKAYEDKGLAPENLSRTLEDSGTVTSVLIPWNTCGAYQSGVLGVGVGEYFVYAIFNWLSPFTTLFFAALNLKIRMLKDKSL is encoded by the coding sequence ATGCAAGACGACAATATTTCAGAATTTAAAGCAAACGATCAAAATATAGTTGAAAATAAAGAACTTAATTTTATTGAAGCTCTAATTCCTGTCGTGATACTTATGGCAATGTTGGCTTACAACATTTTTTTTGTAGAAGGTCAAGAGTGGTTTGGAACTTATACTAACCAAATTATACTGCTTTTAGGTGGTGCATCTGCAGCTGTTGTAGGATTATTTAATAAAGTTTCTGTTAAACCTATGATTAAAGAAATCTGGGAAAACCTACAAAGTGTTTTTGTTCCTATCATGATTTTATTTTTAGTTGGCGCTTTAGCTGGTACTTGGTTAGTCAGTGGTGTAATTCCTGCAATGGTATATTATGGACTACAAGTGTTAAGTCCTGCTATATTTTTACCAGCTTCTGTAATTATTTGTGCTATTATATCCATAGCAACAGGAAGTTCTTGGACAACTTCTGCAACCGTTGGAATTGCATTAATAGGTATTGGAAGCGCATTAGGCATTAGTCCTGGTATGATTGCTGGTGCTGTAATATCTGGAGCCTATTTTGGAGATAAAATGTCACCTTTAAGTGATACCACAAACCTTGCTCCTGCTATGGCTGGAACAGATTTATTTACACACATTAGGTACATGACCTTTACAACTGTACCAACTATAATAATTACTCTAATTGCTTTTGGAATTATGAGTGCGACAATAGATACCACAGGAAGTGCTGATATAAGTGGCTTATTAACCAGTATCGATGGTACATTTAATATCACACCTATGTTATTTATTGTACCATTGGTTGTCATTGTTTTAATATTATTTAAAACTAAACCTTTAGTCGCCTTAGTTACTGGAGTTATACTAGCAGCTATTTTTGCTGTTATATTTCAATCAAACGTATTAAATGGATTAGCAGACTCAAACTTTACTGCCATTATAAAATCTATTTTAACAGACACGCAAATCACGACAGATAACGATAAACTTAACGACTTATTTAGTGCTGGTGGTATGCAAGGTATGCTTTGGACCATCCTTTTAATTTGTTGCGCAATGGTTTTTGGAGGTATTATGGATGCTATTGGTGCATTATCAAGACTAACAAAAGCCCTTTTAAAATTAGCAACTTCAGTATTTGGATTATTTGCTAGTACTGTTATTAGCTGTTTAGGTTTAAATGCAATTGCAAGTGACCAATATCTAGCGTTAGTAATACCTGGTAAAATGTTTAAAAAAGCCTATGAAGATAAAGGTCTTGCTCCAGAAAATTTAAGTCGTACTTTGGAAGATTCTGGAACTGTAACCTCTGTACTTATACCATGGAATACTTGTGGTGCCTACCAATCTGGTGTTTTAGGTGTTGGTGTTGGAGAATATTTTGTGTATGCCATTTTTAATTGGCTTAGTCCTTTTACAACCTTATTTTTTGCTGCACTTAATCTTAAAATAAGAATGTTAAAAGATAAATCATTATAA
- a CDS encoding Lrp/AsnC family transcriptional regulator produces the protein MTFDAIDKKLLQLLQNDSKQTNKELSNKLNLSVTAVFERIKKLENNGVINKYVALVKKEKVEKSFVAFCHIKLSQHIQEYVVQFEKEVTNLTEVLECHHISGDYDYLLKVMVKDMEAFREFMVEKLTNINHIGSTHSMFVISEVKSTTAIPI, from the coding sequence ATGACCTTTGATGCCATTGACAAAAAACTACTACAATTGTTACAAAACGATAGTAAACAGACTAATAAAGAGTTATCTAACAAGTTAAATTTATCCGTTACTGCTGTTTTTGAGCGTATTAAAAAACTTGAAAACAATGGTGTAATTAATAAATATGTCGCTTTAGTTAAAAAGGAAAAGGTGGAAAAAAGTTTTGTAGCCTTTTGTCACATAAAACTATCGCAACACATCCAAGAATATGTAGTACAGTTTGAAAAGGAGGTAACCAACTTAACAGAGGTTTTAGAATGTCATCATATTAGTGGTGATTATGACTACTTATTAAAAGTTATGGTTAAAGATATGGAAGCGTTTAGGGAGTTTATGGTAGAAAAACTTACCAATATAAACCACATTGGAAGTACACATAGTATGTTTGTTATCAGTGAAGTAAAAAGTACTACTGCCATACCAATTTAA
- a CDS encoding response regulator transcription factor: MKYSQIKELYKNIFKSYEKPSLETHIKKMMELDSYLPYSSTFFCVTNTQDLKFEYISKNLSSCLGIDPNVLKTQGMRCFWSRIHPEDIEVWLSAMNQLMEFTLTEIKPTDRSKTNYTWNYRFKNGNDTYVNIVQNTTPLSFDLDMKPIIGLAHYTVLDPKIKMHITATAKLLNANNEYETIYFNNFSQKLLKESISNRERDVIRLLVLNLTSKEISEKLNISSHTVDTHRRNILKKLKISSTGELVGMLKFNKNLI, encoded by the coding sequence ATGAAGTATTCACAAATCAAGGAACTATATAAAAATATATTTAAATCCTATGAAAAACCGTCACTAGAAACACATATTAAAAAAATGATGGAATTGGATAGTTACTTACCCTATAGTTCCACCTTTTTTTGCGTAACCAATACACAGGATTTAAAATTTGAGTATATCAGTAAAAATCTTAGTTCCTGCTTAGGCATAGATCCTAACGTGTTAAAAACACAAGGGATGAGGTGTTTTTGGAGTCGAATTCATCCAGAGGATATAGAGGTTTGGTTAAGTGCCATGAATCAATTAATGGAGTTTACCTTGACTGAAATTAAACCGACAGACAGAAGTAAGACTAATTACACTTGGAATTACAGGTTTAAAAACGGAAACGATACCTATGTTAACATTGTGCAAAACACCACACCTTTGTCTTTTGATTTAGATATGAAGCCTATAATAGGATTGGCACATTATACGGTTTTGGATCCAAAAATTAAAATGCATATCACAGCAACTGCTAAATTACTAAACGCTAATAATGAGTATGAAACTATATATTTTAATAATTTTTCTCAGAAATTATTAAAAGAGTCTATTAGTAATAGAGAGCGTGATGTTATTAGATTATTAGTGTTAAACTTAACAAGCAAGGAGATTTCAGAAAAATTAAATATCAGCTCGCATACCGTAGACACGCACAGACGTAATATTCTAAAAAAATTAAAAATTTCTTCCACTGGCGAGTTAGTTGGTATGCTAAAATTTAATAAAAATCTAATTTAA
- a CDS encoding aminotransferase class I/II-fold pyridoxal phosphate-dependent enzyme — translation MKFKPADNIQDLQYFGEFGGVNPSISDSSTYTFLKAKTMFDTFEGNTDGCYLYSRHSTPSNLYLGEALAAMEGTESANVAGSGMGAITPTLLQLCGAGDHIVSSRTIYGGTYAFLKNFTPRMNIQTSFVDITKLDVVEAAITKNTKVLYCESVSNPLLEVADIKGLATLAKKHNLTLVVDNTFSPLSISPAQLGADIVIHSLTKFINGSSDTMGGVVCASTEFINSLKSVIDGASMLLGASMDSLRSASILKNMRTLHIRMKQHSKNASYLAEKFEGLGIKTVYPGLASHPSHDVFKSMMNEAYGFGGMLTIDAGSLDKANALMELMQEKNVGYLAVSLGFYKTLFSAPGTSTSSEIPQEEQAEMGLSEGLIRFSIGLDDDIERTFNIIKACMIEVGVLQLETA, via the coding sequence ATGAAATTTAAACCAGCAGATAATATTCAAGACTTACAATATTTTGGAGAATTTGGAGGAGTAAACCCCTCAATATCAGACTCGTCTACCTACACTTTTTTGAAAGCAAAAACCATGTTTGATACTTTTGAGGGTAATACAGATGGATGCTATTTATACTCTAGACACTCTACACCTTCAAACCTTTATTTAGGTGAAGCATTAGCTGCTATGGAAGGAACAGAAAGTGCCAATGTTGCAGGATCAGGAATGGGAGCAATAACACCTACCCTTTTGCAACTATGTGGTGCTGGTGATCATATTGTTTCTAGCCGAACGATTTATGGTGGTACTTACGCGTTTTTAAAGAATTTTACGCCAAGAATGAACATCCAAACGTCGTTTGTAGATATTACAAAATTAGATGTTGTTGAAGCTGCAATTACTAAAAACACAAAAGTTTTGTATTGCGAGTCTGTAAGTAACCCTTTATTGGAAGTTGCAGATATTAAAGGTTTAGCTACTTTGGCTAAAAAGCACAACTTAACCTTAGTTGTAGACAATACGTTTTCACCCTTATCTATTTCGCCAGCACAATTAGGTGCAGATATAGTAATACATAGTTTAACCAAATTTATAAATGGATCTTCGGATACTATGGGAGGCGTTGTTTGTGCTAGCACTGAGTTTATAAACTCTCTTAAAAGTGTCATTGATGGTGCAAGTATGTTACTTGGTGCTTCTATGGACAGTTTACGCTCTGCTTCGATTTTAAAAAATATGAGAACACTGCATATCAGAATGAAGCAACACAGTAAAAATGCGTCTTATTTAGCCGAAAAATTTGAAGGACTAGGTATTAAAACAGTATATCCAGGATTAGCTTCTCATCCATCTCATGACGTTTTTAAATCTATGATGAATGAAGCTTATGGTTTTGGAGGTATGCTTACTATTGATGCAGGATCTTTAGATAAAGCCAATGCGTTAATGGAATTAATGCAAGAAAAAAACGTAGGTTATTTAGCAGTAAGTTTAGGATTTTATAAAACCTTATTTAGTGCTCCAGGAACCTCTACCTCTTCAGAAATACCACAAGAGGAACAAGCAGAAATGGGATTAAGCGAAGGTCTAATTAGATTTTCTATTGGATTGGATGACGATATAGAGCGTACTTTTAACATTATAAAAGCATGTATGATTGAAGTTGGTGTTTTACAATTAGAAACAGCATAA